A genomic region of Bacteroidota bacterium contains the following coding sequences:
- a CDS encoding lysophospholipid acyltransferase family protein, whose product MLTFLLNIFYVLFFLVTSTFFITVALVIKLFTFLFDKRLVWVHRWASVWASFYLWLLPGWKVEAAGRDKIDPSATYVVVSNHQSMVDIMLGYRLFFHFKWVAKAELLKVPFIGWNMMLNRYVFVKRGDRKSILDMMKEAETHLRSGSSVYIFPEGTRSETGEVGKFKSGAFTLAKRVGLPVLPIALSGSASTLPKGQYWLEGRHNMKVEALDPIPASEVAALSTKELADRARNAILEAMVPVVKG is encoded by the coding sequence ATGCTGACCTTTTTGCTGAACATCTTTTACGTCCTCTTTTTTTTAGTGACGTCTACTTTTTTTATCACGGTCGCTTTGGTGATCAAGCTGTTTACTTTTTTGTTTGATAAGCGGCTGGTGTGGGTACATCGGTGGGCCAGTGTTTGGGCTTCTTTCTATCTCTGGTTACTGCCAGGTTGGAAAGTAGAAGCTGCCGGCCGTGACAAAATTGACCCGTCAGCCACGTACGTGGTGGTTTCTAACCATCAGTCGATGGTTGATATCATGCTTGGCTACCGCCTTTTTTTCCATTTCAAATGGGTGGCCAAGGCCGAATTACTGAAGGTGCCCTTCATTGGCTGGAATATGATGCTCAATCGCTATGTGTTTGTGAAGCGTGGTGACCGCAAAAGTATTCTCGACATGATGAAGGAGGCTGAAACGCATTTACGCAGTGGCAGCAGTGTCTACATTTTTCCTGAAGGAACCCGCTCGGAAACAGGTGAGGTGGGCAAGTTCAAGTCGGGGGCCTTCACGTTGGCGAAGCGCGTGGGATTGCCGGTGTTACCGATTGCCCTCTCCGGGAGTGCTTCTACGTTACCGAAGGGCCAGTACTGGTTGGAAGGTCGCCATAACATGAAAGTAGAGGCATTAGATCCAATACCTGCATCTGAGGTTGCTGCATTGTCGACCAAAGAGCTCGCGGACCGCGCGCGTAATGCAATTCTGGAAGCGATGGTGCCGGTAGTAAAGGGGTAG
- a CDS encoding prolyl oligopeptidase family serine peptidase — protein sequence MRKISRYAQLFVLGLMVLVAGCDSGANDVESSIVEGVDLDEVFAPAQASEIQAVLNDWSQRDVSAQGVVEVASDTITFTNGSQSIYRIVSHQVGGNTHFGAIVVPAGATPGSLPVVVYNHGGDEGENLDATLGLLAFGVNEIVDQFVFVVPAFRSESLTLDGQTYQAEGTESPWDYDVDDALALLNVALETTSAIDSTRIAALGFSRGGGVALLMSIRDPRIELVSEFFGPTDFFLADIRDSFSEALLGNPRALPGSTYLDDNYIQPLRRGDITVAEARAELVRRSAVLFAERLPKVQILHGDADEVVDVAHALSLAETLQDMGRGDAELSFMIFPGAGHNPLEMLGSFELLVDFMAQLTPGAA from the coding sequence ATGCGTAAGATTTCCAGGTATGCACAGCTTTTTGTTTTAGGATTGATGGTGCTGGTTGCGGGCTGTGACAGTGGCGCTAATGACGTAGAGAGCAGTATTGTTGAAGGAGTAGACCTCGACGAGGTTTTTGCGCCGGCGCAGGCCAGCGAAATTCAAGCTGTGCTCAATGATTGGAGCCAGCGTGATGTTTCAGCGCAAGGTGTGGTTGAGGTTGCTTCAGACACCATAACGTTTACGAACGGAAGCCAGAGTATTTATCGCATTGTCTCGCATCAGGTGGGGGGCAACACGCACTTTGGGGCTATTGTGGTGCCGGCTGGTGCAACACCGGGAAGCCTGCCGGTTGTCGTGTACAACCATGGCGGTGATGAGGGCGAAAACCTTGATGCAACGCTGGGATTGCTGGCATTTGGAGTAAACGAAATTGTTGATCAGTTCGTTTTTGTGGTACCAGCGTTTCGTAGCGAGTCGCTGACACTGGATGGTCAGACCTACCAGGCGGAAGGGACTGAAAGCCCGTGGGATTATGATGTTGATGATGCGCTGGCTTTGCTTAATGTAGCCCTGGAAACAACCTCGGCAATAGATTCTACGCGTATTGCCGCGCTTGGCTTTAGTCGCGGTGGCGGTGTTGCCTTGCTTATGTCAATTCGTGATCCGCGTATTGAACTGGTATCCGAATTTTTTGGCCCAACCGATTTTTTCCTGGCTGATATTCGAGATAGTTTTAGTGAGGCATTGTTAGGGAATCCGCGTGCGTTGCCTGGTTCGACGTATCTGGATGATAATTATATCCAACCGTTGCGCCGGGGCGATATTACTGTAGCTGAAGCGCGTGCTGAACTCGTTCGCCGTTCAGCGGTGCTTTTTGCAGAGCGGTTGCCCAAAGTACAGATCTTGCATGGGGATGCCGATGAGGTTGTTGATGTAGCGCACGCACTGTCGCTCGCTGAAACGTTGCAGGATATGGGCCGGGGTGACGCTGAGCTTTCCTTTATGATATTCCCTGGTGCCGGCCACAACCCGCTGGAAATGCTCGGTAGCTTTGAACTGCTCGTGGATTTTATGGCGCAACTCACACCTGGCGCCGCCTGA